The sequence below is a genomic window from Microcebus murinus isolate Inina chromosome 4, M.murinus_Inina_mat1.0, whole genome shotgun sequence.
TCAATTTTGGTTTGCGAAATATGGCAAACCTACTTAGGGATCAATTTCCACTCTTTTTCCTTAGACCATTACCAACCATTAATAGTCATGTAGTCAGCTCTGTGCTATCCTCTGGCCCCCAGTAAGGTTCCAGAGTTTGTCTGTGATGCTGGGTTTACTGCTCTCATTCTTGGTTTGAGGGGCTTTAACCAGTCCATGAGCAATATCAGAAGAGAAACGTCTCAAGATGCTGTTATTTCTCTTCCACAGGTGGAAGAGAGGGTCAGGTAATGAGTTATCCACAGTGGTGGCTGAGACTTTTGTGAATAACTTGTTTCCCTATCTGCCTGTGACTTTCTTTTAAGGATCTCGACAACCTCAGCAGAGAATCATCTATGTGGGTAGATGACAATGGGAAGGAAGAATAGGAAAGGGACAAGAGTTGTTCCTCTTAGCATAAAGTTTTGTATATTAAAGGAATTTGAGTTCCTTCTGATACACACCCAAAACTGTATAATGTGGGCTTCTGCTACCTCTTGAGTACCTGAATCCACAAAGAAAATATCCCAATAGGGATTCAATTGGAGTTCCCAGTCCACTGTGatattaaatttctgttttataaatgactATGGGTCTTCCAAGAGAAGAGCAACCTACAGTTCACATAAAGCCACAGGTGATACGCACCTACAGGGATCCCACTCTGATCAATCTTGTTGATCCCCAGCTTATTGGCCAAGTGGACCTCCTGAGCATCTTTCAGTTGCTTCTGGTTTAAGTTCTCCCTCCAACCCCTTCATAAGTCATTCTCTGAGTAACTCACCAAGTCACTTTTTGCCTCCTTCTCAGTGTCAGCCTGCAGATTTCACTGGGTAGTTTCTGGGCCCTTTGGTAGGCTCTTCTGGGGACCATTTCACAAGCTGTGCTCAAGATCCTCCATCCCTTGCTGGAATGTGGTTGAGTCTCTCCAATGCAAGTTGCCTGGATACCTTAATACAAGCGTCCTTAGATTCTTGCTTCCTTTTCCCCCTTGATTTTTCCATCTTCCCATCAAAATCCCTATTGGTcttcaacatttttctttataaaagcatatatttcATAGAAGaattctaattttctaataaaacaatGTCCCAGTCCAGATATCTGATATACTATTAAATATATCCTCACACATTTAGATTCATATGAGATGGAGATAATTGTGCCTATAGCCAGGCtggcatttttttaatgttaggtTCATTGAAGTATAACTTAGACACTATAAATTTTTTAGGTACacagtattattaatttttacaaatgtatatagAAGTAAAAGCACTACCATAATCCAGCTAATATCATTACTCATCTACTAATTCCTGGCATGttgaagtttttttctctttaacagcTGATCTCTAGCTTTATTACATCACTAAAACataattctgaaaaaaacaaaaagaattcctACTCTTACTTGCTTCCCTCTCCACTTCCCAAGAAAAACAGGGAcatattttcaggaaaataaaaccagCATTTAAATATATGATGTAATCAACTCTAATTCTTTGATGAATTTTAATCATACCAAGTCTAGCTTTGCCtccagaaaaactaaaaacaaagtatcatttttgtgaaatatattggattttataaatattcttaatgaaTTCATCCATCAGTGACATAAATAGAATGAAACAGAAAGCACCAAGACTGCCTCTTTTCCTCCCCTCGTCTCTTGATTTTTTAAGTCTCCTGGggatttctccttcctttcattcTCTGTGCCCATAGTCCCAACTACACAAGAGattaaggcagaaggatcacttgagaccaagagttcaggaggattgcttgaacccaggggttggGGTCCAGCCTGCAACAGCAACATTGCAAGAGctcatatcttaaaaaaaaaaaaacattttttcgaatgttctcatcacaaagaaataataaatgttcaagatgatggatatgttaattaccctgattttatcattacacgATTtgtacatgtattgaaacatattataccccataaacatgtacaattatgtcaatcataaatttttaaaaaaagaaaatgaagtagcAGGATAAGGGGTTTTAGAGCCACCCTTCTAAAATCTAGCCACATCATCACTCTTTACCTCATACCACAAGAATATTGAAGAAatacccaataattttttttgttcttagcAATCATTCATCTCTCAATATCAATATCCTCCCAAATCTGttgatataaaatcatttttgttctAGATTCTGTAAAAACACCCTCTATCCATTGCTAGACTTTAAGTTTTATTGAGAGCTGTGTAGTGCTTGAATAGTAATTGTTTTCTACTAAAGTTCAGCAACTTAAGATGAGAAGAGGCAGCTGAGTATAGTGGGGAATGCATACAGTGCATAGAGACAGATCTAGAGACAGCCCAACTTTGAAGCCTGGCACCAACAcaaaccagctgtgtgacttaggCAAATGATTTAACCTaggtttttttcttatctgtaaaattgggataatagtGATACATAGCTCTTTAGGTTAAGAGGATTAAGTTACAATGTGCATATACCATTGCCTGACACTCATTAAACCCTCCAGAAGTTTTACCTCTCAGCTCTATATTAACTGCCAAAGATTATTAACCTGCTTTTACAATGTCAAATGTTTTGACAAGTAAACATCTATAGgcattttattgaaaatgataAGGTAGTAGcactttaatgtttaaaaaattaataaaaattatcttggCAAAATCTATTTCTAGAAGGATGTAGCATCTAAAATGTACATTCAATAAGCAATTGAATAGCCAATGGCACAGTTGAATTCTCATACATGATATAAGAAATCTCCCAAAatcagaagttttatttttggagTATTACATGTATAAACTCCCTGATTAGGGAAAAGATGATATAAAATAGCTGGTAATAAATAACCATTTAATGAATTTCTCTTAGGTGGCAGGATGATTCTATGATTGATCACTTAAATCAATTAATTATTCCAAGTGTGGAAGAACCATattggggaaaaaggaaaatctagTGTCAAATTTCAGCTAAGGGAGTGGTTATTTGCactctagaaaataaatttctttctgaaataattatcTAAATAGATTGTCACgtggaattatttttaagactTAACTTCACTGATTAATTAGGAAAGCCCACACAAATTCAAGTGTCTGCATATAAAAGGATTTTATCTTTCCTGAAAGTTAGCATGTTAAATTTTAGACCATGTTCAAAGTTTCCACTCTGGCACATTCAaatgtatatttctattttttattcttactgaaaaaatatttagaacatatttCTTGGCAGTTCATATCAATTAGATCAAATCATTGTCCTTGAACACATATTGCTAAATCTactatacagaaaacaaaatttaaatagataatataaattaCCTAATAGTTAACATTAGATTAATAAGCCCCTATTGAATAAAATTACCTAAAAATATACCTTCATTAATCAGGGTCTTTGTTGAATCAGACTTTTTACAAATCAGATATGTAAGAAGAAATTTATATatcaactattttttatttaaaaaaaccattattttaaacaaaatacatgATATCAACTTTAAATTCTGTTTCTCCTCTAGGGGACAAGTTTGATCAGAATTTAATAATCCTAACTCTTCTGGTGTTGTCTGAAAGTCAGCCATGAAGGGACTGGGatccaattttatttcattatcagTGGATACTGGTGTAAGCCACACTGATTTtctgaagaaaagagaaacagaaagcagacagGATTAGCATACTTGGGATTAGGTCATTTTTATCACTGTCTAACAACACAATCATGTTCAACATGGCGATTTAGGAGCATGGCATAGTGCCAGATGCTACACCTATTAGGTAATAGTGGACTCTTGGTATAGGATTTGGACCaatattcttattaaaaagacaattcCAGATAGCCTCCCTGTGAATGGCCTTGGATGATTTGTAATGCTTGCTTTAGTAGAGTCCCAGATTACCCAGTAAAATCGATTTAGCCAAATGGATCCTAATAACAGTGAGTAAAAGCCACCAAAAGCTTAACCTGACGCAGTATGGTGGTGGAAAGATGTATCTGTATGTAAATGAGTGacagagcatgtgtgtgtgtgtgtgtgtgtacaatagTAAAATTCATGCACTAAAAACCAAATCATATATGTTTGTTGGTctggctttcatttttttaaggaatgTAAACTGCAAACATAATAATTACTATCAAAATAGGAATATCCTCTCATTACTATTATTCTTGTAGCCTATGAAGAAAGAGCAGCTCTAGGGCATTCTTTAGGTCAGAATTCTTTAGGGGATTCTTTAGGTCACTGTACACTACTCTAAGCATTGGGTAGGATATAGGAAtgaaaacgtgtgtgtgtgtgtgtgtgtgtgtgtgtgtgtgtgtgtgtgtgtgtgtgtgtgtgtgtgtatgagagagagagtgagagagagacagagagaatgagaatatCAAGGGTTGATTTCTATTTAAGATTCAGCTACTTCCCAGAATATCACCAAATCCCTCAACCTTAATGGAAAAAAGTTAACAGGAAGATCAAGAGTattaacaatgtgaatgtactgaatgccactgaactgtacacttaaaattgttaaaatggtattttatcttatgtaatattttaccaaaaaataaaatttctccctcctcccaaaaAAGTAAtctgattatattaaaatatattgcacATTTACTCTGAgctctaaattcattttttgatgTCAACTATTTCCATATATTAAACAAGGATAGAATTTTTTCCCATAGTTTTCAGGTGGTTTCCAAGATTCATCACTCAGATTTATAATACtcaatgtaaatattttggtGACACAGTAAAAAATGTATTAGAATACCATTCCCCTTAGTCTCAAAGTTCACATGGGATTTGATATTTCAGTTCCACAAAATTACAAGCAAAGTGCATTTAATGATTAAGCTGATAAACCCTTCCATTCATgagttaatattaaaatgaagaattggCTTTTCTTAACTTATTTAGCCACTTACTCTCCAAAGAGGGCATTAAACAATAAATTGTATCCAAAGAAGAGTATTATGAAGGAGAGAACATCAAAAAATATCAACTCTTTCACTTACTAAAAGTAACTTTTGAGTATTTAATGACTCTGCTTTGTAGttgagttattaataaaataacctaGTTACACTAGATTGTTAGGACCATTCCAactctatttgtttttattgtaaaataaatattacatttaaaaaattaaaaaacaaaaaaagtattcattaaaatatgttataaatgctaatttgggatttttttttggaATTACACTCATGGGTGAAACATGTTATAGTCTCTAAATTCTATGCTTCTGCAGAAGCTTCTGGTAAGCAAAGCTAAAGCTAAAACATCCAAGGAGCCAAGTCAGAGGGACTCACCTGGAGGCAGAACACTCCAGAGGGATTTTCTGATGGTCACAATGCATATTCCTTGGGGTAAAGTGTATCTCAGTTTGAAAAAGGAGTGTATCCTCAGAAATAATCTAGGAGAGCACAAAGTTTGGGTAGAAGGCATTTCTAGGAACAGAGGAGTCATATGCACATTTAAATAGGGTGTAGAAAACATTCAAGGTCTCAAAAATGGCTgtcactcttaggtatatacaaAGGTCTGGCAATtcatggggagagaggaagactGTTCTCTCTAAGAGTGGATTTAAAACCCCTGAGGGCAAAAGAATCCAATTCATTCAAACAAACTGCCACTTAGAGCCATTTTTGTGATTCACTAATGAGGTTTTCAACGATTCTTTTGAGAAAGATGAATTGGAAATCAAATAACAAACTGGCTTAAAGCATAAGCTTTGGAGGGTAATCACCCTGACTGGGCCTCTAAACTACCAGCCACTAGCTGTGCCTCTCTGGAAGAATTGCTAAAGCACCTTCTGAAGCTCCAATTTTCTGATTACTAAAATAAAGACAACCCCTTATTCAAAAGTGACAGTTCTATTTAGTCATTGGCCCAAAGTATTTGTATTGTATGaacataaattgtttaaatcCGGGAATCTATGAGATAATACCCCAGGATAATGATGCCGTTTAAGATTTGTATCTAGCCAAATAGGCAACAGAGATTTTATTCCAATGAAAATCCACTTCCCATATTGATACACGTCCTCACCGGAGTATGGGTAGATTTCAAAGGACCTAACATTGAATATACCTTCCTGAATTGGCAGTTTTCCACATTAAAAGtgttaaatgaaattcaaaactgTCTGCTAAACTTTTGTGAAATATAATAGAAGCCTAAAGACAACTTAAAATCAGTTCACTAACTGCCCTATAAATCTGTGTGCTGAGGTCCTGTGTATACAAAATGGTCCAATAGTCAGTGAAGGATAAGTGAGGAGTTCTGTTGTCACTTACCCATAGCTAAGAGCAaatatagggttttttttaagagatagtaaTTTTAATACCAGGCATAAAAGCCCAACAaaacatttagtatttttataaataatcacTATTCTCACCTTCGTCCTGATGCCACACTCATAAACAggatatataaaatcatatatatatgtttgtatccGAGTCACAGGGCAGCCCGTTCCCAGACATAATTCATCAGCAAATATATACAGATTGCTGCTGGGCATATATGGGCTAATTGAGACCATCATCCAGTCCATAGAACAACTTATTTTCACTGTGGAAAGAACCATCATGAGAAAATGTCAGATATGTATCTGTCTTAAGGAAGAACTCAAAGAATATTCAGCTTTGCCCTTTGTGATAAATAAAAGGCCTTTCTTTCTTTGGCAAGGGTAACCATGACttaaagaaaagcatacaaaGGGTTTTCATATTACCACTATATCCAAAATGTCTGCCTAATATTGCCCCCAAATAACTAGAGTTCAGTTAtttcatagagaaaaaaagaaaaaaaaaccaacatgcAAGGATAAGAAAAAACACAATCATAGAGACCCTTGCTTCCTCCTAAAGAAATTACAGCGGTACTTACATAAGAGAATCTATATCTAGAGCAGCCAGAACCAGAAACAATCTCAGGCTTAAGAGGAAATAGTCCAAAGAGAGAAAATCCACTATCTGGGATGGAAGTTGTATGAAAGTTTTATAGTAAATTATCCTCTATATTGAAAACTTCAGTAAGTCAATGCTAATCATTATCTGTAATGGGTTCATCTGGGGGAGCTGAGTCTTTTCAGCAATATTTATATGATTAATGGGCAAGTGGCCACAGAGAGCTCCAACACCATGGGGGCCTGGAGGTCCTTGGACTTTAGAGATAAATCGTCATCGAGAGGGTAAGGCAGTGCCTGTTAGGGAAAAGACATGGAGGGCGGCGGTGCAGGCTGTGCCGAGGGGTCGTTGGAGAAGACAGGTGCTTCTACATCAGTGATCGCAACCTCCAAATTACATCTTTCCATGTGTTTGGAATATCATTCTAACATCACCTAGAGAAGATGATTAGGAAGATCCTTCCTAAAGGGAAAAAAGTTCCAGCAGCTGGGATTAGAAATGGATTTCAAGGATAAGCAAGCATGCGCATAGCAAGTCCATGCTTCTGACTTTGTTAGTGTCGGTAGGAAAGACAGACACGAGCAGAGAAGTATGGAACTGGCGGTGTAAACAAACACATGCTGAATAAGAGAACCTACTGTAACAATAACAAGGTAAGGGTGACCACAACTattacaagaaaacataacagaaaCAACACAGGGCACATTATACATTATAGTTTGTGCACCCCACAGTGGGCTTTGGACACCACAAGACATCTGGGCCTGATCACACAAGGTGAAAATCTTCCCCCACGCCTGATGCAGATCAGATCTCTGCAGAGGGATGGCAAGAAGGAGACAACATCCCCAttggtcaagaaaaaaaaaagaagaagagacaaCGTCATGAAGGAGGAGAGgccagacagaaagaaagaaaaggagaaacccAAGAGACCCCAGTGCCACTGTCTGCTGGGACGTGTGCTGCTCTTAGACGATTTGGAGTATAGCATCGCTTGCCGAATACACAGAAACCCCAGTGCCACAGTCCACCAGGGTGCATGCCTGCTCTTAACCCCTTTAAGAGTgaatttttgctttaataaacCCCGCTGCTTGCTGCTTCAAAGCCGTCTCTTGCTTTCATTCTTCTACTGCAAGAAGGCAAGAACCGAGGAGTTCAACAGCCATTAACCGCTTCACTCTGTTTTTTTCATACTAACATTAGAAAGTCAAGTTTCAGTTTGACATTCTGCGGTGGCCTCTCAAATAGCTGAGAAATTATTTGAGATAAAGCCCGAGGCACACACATAGCTGCTGAATGTATTAACTGAAACAGAATCTTCCTTGCACCCAAGCATCAGGAACTATATAGCTAGGGCCTGAACACCCTACTCGCCTCATCCCAAACAGCCAGAATTCCttgttccttcctctttctctacaTGTGCTATTTGTTTCAATAATTAGCTGCTTCTTGGTGAACTAATCTAGACATTCTGAAAGGTCCATGTTAGgttaaatggaaagatatcagAAGTTATATGTTTTCCTTGCTCCTAAACTGTTTATAggccaaatgaataaataagaaattcacATATCCATTCCAAAATAATACCCCACTccaaacagaaagaaacagataagactacttaagaaaaaaacacaaaagtagtATTGAAATGCTGCCTAGAGTAGATGACATTTAGTCAGGATTTGAAACTGGGAAGCATCTGGATTCCaggtaaaatagaaaagataCGTTGGCATCAACTTGTAGAGAGCATAGACTTCAATTTACTTTATCCTACTGGCTTTGCAGGACCATTGATGAGTTTGACATGAGTGAAGGTCagagcaatatattttaaagaataagagCAATATCACCATCGAGCAGAAATATGAAGTGCCTGAGAGCAGGAAGGTCCGTTAAACCAAGTCTCTTGCAATGCAATACAATCAAGTACTATTTAATTGGTAGCAGGTTTGAAAAGTTCAACTAAAACATACAGCCAAGGACTATAAACCTGAAAAACCTCTGCAAATGAAGATCAAGATAGAAGACcaagacagagaaggagagaaaatataaatcaaagcCCAAGAACTCAGACATTTaggcagaaagagagaaatgtatCCTCCATATATTGATACATGTCTACTTGGCCTGAAAGTATTTCTTTTCTAGCAAATTAAAATCAGATCAGATCTCTGCAGGGGGAGAACACCTGCAGGGAAGGTGATCATTGTGAATAATCCTGTCAAAGAAGCATTCTCCAAAACTCATAATTTACCATTGATGTTCTCAGCACAAGCCCAAATCAAGGCAGCAGGGAAAATCAAGACTTCAAAGGCCACAGAGACCTTCATCTGGGCAGACCTCCGGCTCAGGACTGCACAGGAAACAGGAAGTGCTGGTTGGTTTAAGTGATTTTGCATGGCAACATCTGCTCAGCTGCCttcatttttctacttaatttGGGAGCTGACGGAGTACACCTATCACACTCTCAATCACCGGAAGGCCGGAGCTCTCCTGATTATCCAAACAATAAGACTCAAAGAGGCGTATCAGGAAAAAAGTGTTATTTGATAACCGTCTGCACAAGGCCTATTAAAAACATCTGAGAGGCTGGCGTGACACACATTTCCAAAAACTACTAAATTTTGGGAACTGTTTTTACTAGATAATGTTCAGGTGTCATTAGTTTCCATAAAACAGCCGCCCTAAATCACATATATTTGAAATCAAAAGACTATTCTATCTTCCTTTCTATAGGTTTGGCTGGAAGAATCAAAGCAGAAATGATGAACTTGACCAGGAACATAAATCCCTAGGAGAAGATGGGGTCTCACAGGAAAACCAACTTTCTTGGTATCAGGAAAATCCACAAATCCAGTACCATCCATCTCTGTtgattttttctaaattatatatagTTACTTCGGTCATTTTAAGCCTTATAAAACAAGAGGGCAttttatatacatgcacataacTTTGTATAATGAATACATATTCATTTCGATACTCACTTTAATAAAAGTTCCAGTTaaagatttttattgtattttcctgaaAATATCAGTCAGGACCTAAATGTGACTGTGTAGTTTTAAAAGGAACTTAGAAATCAAAcactaaaagtaaataaaattcattatgaagaagaccccaaaggcaatcacagcagcaacaaaaataaataaatggggcctgatcaaattaaaaagcttctgcacagccaaagaaactgtcaagagagcaaacagacaacccacagaatgggagaaaattttcgcaagctacatatccgataaagggctgataactagaatctatttagaactcaggaaaatcagcaagaaaaaatcaaacaaccctgtcaaaaaatgggcaaaggacatgaacagaaacttctcaaaagaagacagaataatggccaacaaacatgaaaaaatgctcagcatctctaatcatcagggaaatgcaaatcaaaaccacaatgagatatcacctaactccagtaagaatggcctttatcaaaaagtccccaaacaataaatgttggcgtggatgcagagagataggaacactcctacactgctggtgggactgcaaactatttcaacctctatggaaagcaatatggagata
It includes:
- the OOSP2 gene encoding oocyte-secreted protein 2, giving the protein MQNHLNQPALPVSCAVLSRRSAQMKVSVAFEVLIFPAALIWACAENINVKISCSMDWMMVSISPYMPSSNLYIFADELCLGTGCPVTRIQTYIYDFIYPVYECGIRTKIISEDTLLFQTEIHFTPRNMHCDHQKIPLECSASRKSVWLTPVSTDNEIKLDPSPFMADFQTTPEELGLLNSDQTCPLEEKQNLKLISCKDTLSPKKPPFSGKDTTVIITECLLLGNKMGLGGKKSAKA